A region of Micromonospora sp. WMMD882 DNA encodes the following proteins:
- a CDS encoding FAD-dependent oxidoreductase, which produces MTTRTAVVIGASLGGLLTARALTDAYDRVVVVDRDALPGQADARRGVPQGRQLHVLLVRGRQALEELLPGIGDELVGRGVATVDLHGQVHWYNDGHRMRRAPSDLHAYGLSRPLLEQVVRERVAALPGVTLVAGCEAVGLTTTDDRQRVTGVRLRDRDGAERTVDADLTVDAGGRGTRSPVWLAELGYQPAAEERVRVDVTYVTRRYRRTPDQLDGLLGLLTNAMPGQPRGGIVAPQEDGRVAVAFSGMLGEEPPTDDAGLLAFADTLPAPQVGALLRTAQPIGEPARMRFPFSVRRRYERLRRFPAGYLVVADALCSFNPVYGQGVTVAALEALLLRRLLTRRQRAGRQWRPDRQWRPDRLARMFFRGAARVIDGPWAISSGSDLRFPAVSGPRPARVRLVNAYLPYLHAAATRDASLGAAFLRVLNLVDPPARLLAPTVLLRVLRGVPAARRAGRRRPAERPDQPGQRPSTTSIAR; this is translated from the coding sequence ATGACGACCCGCACCGCCGTGGTGATCGGCGCCAGCCTGGGCGGCCTGCTGACCGCGCGAGCCCTCACCGACGCGTACGACCGGGTCGTCGTGGTCGACCGGGACGCCCTGCCCGGGCAGGCGGACGCCCGCCGGGGGGTCCCGCAGGGGCGGCAGTTGCACGTGCTGCTCGTCCGGGGCCGGCAGGCGCTGGAGGAGCTGCTGCCCGGCATCGGCGACGAGCTGGTCGGCCGCGGCGTCGCCACCGTCGACCTGCACGGCCAGGTCCACTGGTACAACGACGGCCACCGGATGCGCCGCGCGCCGTCCGACCTGCACGCGTACGGGCTCAGCCGGCCGCTGCTGGAACAGGTGGTCCGGGAGCGGGTCGCCGCCCTGCCCGGGGTGACCCTGGTCGCCGGGTGCGAGGCGGTCGGGCTCACCACCACCGACGACCGGCAGCGGGTCACCGGGGTACGGCTACGCGACCGGGACGGCGCCGAACGGACCGTGGACGCCGATCTGACCGTGGACGCCGGCGGTCGCGGCACCCGCAGCCCGGTGTGGCTCGCCGAGCTCGGCTACCAGCCGGCCGCCGAGGAGCGGGTACGGGTCGACGTCACCTACGTGACCCGGCGCTACCGGCGGACGCCCGACCAGCTCGACGGCCTGCTCGGGCTGTTGACCAACGCGATGCCCGGCCAGCCCCGCGGCGGCATCGTCGCCCCGCAGGAGGACGGGCGGGTCGCCGTGGCGTTCAGCGGCATGCTGGGGGAGGAGCCGCCGACCGACGACGCCGGCCTGCTGGCCTTCGCCGACACCCTGCCCGCCCCGCAGGTCGGCGCGCTGCTGCGGACCGCGCAACCGATCGGCGAGCCGGCGAGGATGCGCTTCCCGTTCAGCGTGCGACGCCGCTACGAGCGGCTGCGCCGGTTCCCGGCCGGGTACCTGGTGGTGGCCGACGCGCTGTGCAGCTTCAACCCGGTCTACGGCCAGGGCGTCACCGTGGCCGCGCTGGAGGCGCTGCTGCTGCGCCGCCTGCTGACCCGGCGGCAGCGGGCCGGGCGGCAGTGGCGACCGGACCGGCAGTGGCGACCGGACCGGCTGGCCCGGATGTTCTTCCGGGGCGCGGCCCGGGTGATCGACGGACCGTGGGCCATCTCGTCCGGCAGTGACCTGCGCTTCCCCGCCGTCAGCGGGCCCCGCCCGGCCCGGGTGCGGCTGGTCAACGCCTACCTGCCGTACCTGCACGCCGCCGCGACCCGGGACGCGTCCCTCGGGGCGGCGTTCCTGCGGGTGCTCAACCTGGTGGACCCGCCGGCCCGGCTGCTCGCCCCGACCGTCCTGCTGCGGGTCCTCCGCGGCGTCCCCGCCGCCCGCCGGGCCGGCCGCCGCCGACCCGCCGAGAGGCCCGACCAGCCCGGTCAGCGGCCCTCGACCACGTCCATCGCCCGGTAG
- a CDS encoding LysR family transcriptional regulator translates to MQFHQLRYFVAVAEVRHFTQAADLVGITQPSLSKQVHALENDLGTPLFERVRGNITLTAAGEVLLPSARRILADTETARREVQELAGLRRGRVRLGATPSLVTSLAPPVLRRFRDAHPAVDLRVEEGGSQDLVRDLLRGDLDLALIILPAQGADPDLRVEPILRESLVVASLEPLPAAADGELRITDLRDQPLVMFRQGYDIRDVTIQACRQAGFEPSFAVEGGELDAVLSFVESGLGVALVPGIVMARRPRIRATPLAPPGVRRTIAVARRREAVPTHAGRALRRILLDHVRDAAERADLPPGVEPLRLPGRDPS, encoded by the coding sequence ATGCAGTTCCATCAACTCAGGTACTTCGTCGCGGTGGCCGAAGTGCGACATTTCACCCAGGCCGCCGATCTGGTGGGCATCACCCAGCCATCGCTGAGTAAGCAAGTTCACGCCCTGGAGAACGACCTCGGCACCCCGCTGTTCGAACGCGTCCGCGGCAACATCACCCTCACCGCCGCCGGTGAGGTGCTGCTGCCGTCCGCCCGGCGGATCCTCGCCGACACCGAGACCGCCCGCCGCGAGGTGCAGGAGCTGGCCGGACTGCGTCGCGGGCGGGTCCGGCTCGGCGCCACCCCCAGTCTGGTCACCTCGCTCGCCCCGCCGGTGCTGCGCAGGTTCCGCGACGCCCACCCCGCCGTCGACCTGCGGGTCGAGGAGGGCGGCTCGCAGGACCTCGTCCGCGACCTGCTCCGCGGCGACCTCGACCTGGCCCTGATCATCCTGCCGGCGCAGGGCGCCGACCCCGACCTGCGCGTCGAGCCGATCCTGCGGGAGAGCCTGGTGGTCGCCTCCCTGGAGCCGCTGCCCGCCGCCGCCGACGGCGAGCTGCGCATCACCGACCTGCGCGACCAGCCGCTGGTGATGTTCCGGCAGGGGTACGACATCCGGGACGTCACCATCCAGGCCTGCCGGCAGGCCGGCTTCGAGCCGTCCTTCGCCGTCGAGGGCGGCGAGCTGGACGCCGTGCTCAGCTTCGTCGAGTCCGGGCTCGGCGTCGCCCTGGTGCCCGGCATCGTGATGGCCCGCCGCCCCCGGATCCGGGCCACCCCGCTCGCCCCGCCCGGGGTGCGCCGGACCATCGCGGTGGCCCGGCGACGCGAGGCCGTGCCCACCCACGCCGGCCGGGCGCTGCGCCGCATCCTCCTCGACCACGTACGCGACGCCGCCGAACGCGCCGACCTGCCCCCCGGCGTCGAACCCCTCCGCCTGCCCGGACGGGACCCGTCCTGA
- a CDS encoding succinate dehydrogenase cytochrome b subunit: MHWTTDRRPPSVDGVAVTANRSPLRSSVGLKAVMAVSGLVLVLFLVAHMLGNLKVFAGQTSFDHYAEWLRTVGAPVLPGVWFLWTLRVGLVVAVVAHIVAATVLARRARAARPVRYAHRRPARASYAARTMRWGGVIILLFVVYHLLDLTTGTLNPVGDPTRPYANVVADFAPARWYVTLAYTVAIVAVGLHLRHGVFSALRSLGQQTPRGERRARAVALVLAVALCAGYLVVPFAVLTGLVA; encoded by the coding sequence ATGCATTGGACGACTGATCGCAGGCCTCCTAGCGTCGATGGGGTGGCAGTCACGGCAAACCGGTCGCCCCTACGCTCCAGCGTCGGCCTCAAGGCCGTCATGGCGGTGAGCGGCCTCGTCCTGGTGCTCTTCCTCGTCGCCCACATGCTCGGCAACCTGAAGGTCTTCGCCGGGCAGACCTCGTTCGACCACTACGCGGAGTGGCTGCGGACCGTCGGCGCCCCGGTGCTGCCGGGCGTCTGGTTCCTCTGGACTCTGCGCGTCGGGCTGGTGGTCGCCGTCGTCGCGCACATCGTCGCCGCCACCGTGCTCGCCCGACGGGCCCGGGCCGCCCGCCCCGTGCGGTACGCCCACCGCCGGCCGGCACGGGCCAGCTACGCCGCCCGGACCATGCGCTGGGGCGGCGTGATCATCCTGCTCTTCGTCGTCTACCACCTGCTCGACCTGACCACCGGGACGCTCAACCCGGTCGGCGACCCGACCCGCCCGTACGCCAACGTGGTCGCCGACTTCGCGCCCGCACGCTGGTACGTCACCCTCGCCTACACGGTGGCGATCGTGGCCGTCGGCCTCCACCTGCGGCACGGCGTGTTCAGCGCGCTGCGCAGCCTCGGCCAGCAGACCCCGCGCGGCGAGCGGCGGGCCCGGGCGGTCGCGCTGGTCCTCGCCGTCGCGCTGTGCGCCGGCTACCTGGTGGTCCCGTTCGCCGTACTCACCGGATTGGTGGCCTGA
- a CDS encoding fumarate reductase/succinate dehydrogenase flavoprotein subunit: MDLFVEGDPIADTTAPDGPIETRWDRRRFAAKLVNPANRRKLTVIVVGTGLAGGSAAATLAEQGYRVKSYCYQDSPRRAHSIAAQGGINAAKNYRNDGDSVHRLFYDTVKGGDFRSRESNVRRLAEVSVNIIDQCVAQGVPFAREYGGLLDTRSFGGAQVQRTFYARGQTGQQLLLGAYQALERQIGLGRAQMNSRHEMLELIVVDGRARGVVVRDLVSGEITSEFADAVVLATGGYGNVFHLSTNAKGCNVTATWRAHRKGAYFANPCYTQIHPTCIPVSGDHQSKLTLMSESLRNDGRVWVPATAGDDRAPGDIPEDERDYYLERMYPSFGNLVPRDIASRAAKNICDSGRGVGPTGLGVYLDFADAIGRLGRPAIEERYGNLFEMYERITGEDPYRTPMRIYPAVHYTMGGLWVDYDLQSTVPGLFVIGEANFSDHGANRLGASALMQGLADGYFVLPNTIADYLAAGPFAPIDASHPAAREARRNVADRLGRLLAVDGDRTVDSFHRELGQIMWEHCGMERSAAGLRKAIDEIRALREQFWRRVRVPGGGEGLNQSLEKAGRVADFFELAELMCVDALHREESCGGHFRTEHQTPDGEAQRDDDRFAYVAAWEFTAAGQPAVLHKEDLTFEYVHPTQRSYK, translated from the coding sequence ATGGACCTCTTCGTCGAGGGCGACCCGATCGCCGACACCACCGCGCCCGACGGCCCGATCGAGACCCGCTGGGACCGCCGCCGCTTCGCCGCGAAACTGGTCAACCCGGCCAACCGTCGCAAGCTGACGGTGATCGTGGTGGGCACCGGGCTGGCCGGCGGCTCGGCCGCCGCCACCCTGGCCGAGCAGGGCTACCGGGTCAAGAGCTACTGCTACCAGGACAGCCCGCGCCGGGCCCACTCGATCGCCGCGCAGGGCGGCATCAACGCGGCCAAGAACTACCGCAACGACGGCGACTCGGTGCACCGGCTCTTCTACGACACGGTCAAGGGCGGCGACTTCCGCTCCCGCGAGTCGAACGTGCGCCGGCTGGCCGAGGTGTCGGTGAACATCATCGACCAGTGCGTGGCCCAGGGCGTGCCGTTCGCCCGCGAGTACGGCGGCCTGCTGGACACCCGCTCGTTCGGCGGCGCGCAGGTGCAGCGCACCTTCTACGCCCGGGGCCAGACCGGCCAGCAGTTGCTGCTCGGCGCGTACCAGGCCCTGGAACGGCAGATCGGGCTGGGCCGGGCGCAGATGAACTCCCGGCACGAGATGCTGGAGCTGATCGTGGTCGACGGCCGGGCCCGGGGCGTCGTGGTCCGGGACCTGGTCAGCGGCGAGATCACCAGCGAGTTCGCCGACGCGGTGGTGCTCGCCACCGGCGGGTACGGCAACGTCTTCCACCTCTCCACCAACGCCAAGGGCTGCAACGTCACCGCCACCTGGCGGGCGCACCGCAAGGGCGCGTACTTCGCCAACCCCTGCTACACCCAGATCCACCCGACCTGCATCCCGGTCTCCGGGGACCACCAGTCGAAGCTGACCCTGATGAGCGAGTCGCTGCGCAACGACGGCCGGGTCTGGGTGCCGGCGACCGCCGGCGACGACCGGGCCCCCGGCGACATCCCCGAGGACGAACGGGACTACTACCTGGAACGGATGTACCCGTCCTTCGGCAACCTGGTCCCCCGGGACATCGCCTCCCGGGCCGCCAAGAACATCTGCGACTCCGGGCGCGGCGTCGGCCCGACCGGGCTCGGCGTCTACCTGGACTTCGCCGACGCGATCGGCCGGCTCGGCCGCCCGGCCATCGAGGAGCGGTACGGCAACCTCTTCGAGATGTACGAGCGGATCACCGGCGAGGACCCGTACCGGACGCCGATGCGGATCTACCCGGCGGTGCACTACACGATGGGCGGGCTCTGGGTCGACTACGACCTCCAGTCCACCGTCCCCGGGCTGTTCGTGATCGGCGAGGCCAACTTCTCCGACCACGGGGCGAACCGGCTCGGCGCGTCCGCGCTGATGCAGGGGCTCGCCGACGGGTACTTCGTGCTGCCCAACACCATCGCCGACTACCTGGCCGCCGGCCCGTTCGCGCCGATCGACGCCAGCCACCCGGCGGCCCGGGAGGCCCGCCGCAACGTGGCCGACCGGCTCGGGCGGCTGCTCGCCGTCGACGGCGACCGGACCGTCGACTCGTTCCACCGCGAGCTGGGCCAGATCATGTGGGAGCACTGCGGCATGGAACGCTCCGCGGCCGGGCTGCGCAAGGCCATCGACGAGATCCGGGCGCTGCGTGAGCAGTTCTGGCGACGGGTCCGGGTGCCCGGCGGCGGCGAGGGCCTCAACCAGTCCCTGGAGAAGGCCGGCCGGGTCGCCGACTTCTTCGAGCTGGCCGAGTTGATGTGCGTCGACGCCCTGCACCGGGAGGAGTCCTGCGGCGGCCACTTCCGGACCGAGCACCAGACCCCCGACGGCGAGGCGCAGCGCGACGACGACCGGTTCGCGTACGTGGCGGCGTGGGAGTTCACCGCCGCCGGGCAGCCGGCCGTGCTGCACAAGGAAGACCTGACCTTCGAGTACGTCCACCCCACGCAGCGGAGTTACAAGTGA
- a CDS encoding succinate dehydrogenase/fumarate reductase iron-sulfur subunit: MNLTLRIWRQNGPDDKGRMVTYPVEDVSPDMSFLEMLDVLNERLILAGEEPVAFDHDCREGICGACGMVINGAAHGPQRGTTACQLHMRHFTDGGTIDIEPWRARAFPVVKDLVVDRGAFDRIIAAGGYVTAPTGSAPEAHATPVAKADADAAFTSAACIGCGACVAACPNGSAMLFTAAKVTQLSLLPQGQPERHTRVLGMVDAHDEAGFGGCTNVGECTAVCPKGIPLTTIGRLNRDYLAATTRRGDNVPGA, encoded by the coding sequence GTGAACCTGACCCTGCGCATCTGGCGGCAGAACGGCCCGGACGACAAGGGCCGGATGGTGACGTACCCGGTCGAGGACGTCTCCCCCGACATGTCCTTCCTGGAGATGCTCGACGTGCTCAACGAGCGGCTGATCCTGGCCGGCGAGGAGCCCGTCGCCTTCGACCACGACTGCCGGGAAGGTATCTGCGGGGCCTGCGGCATGGTCATCAACGGCGCCGCGCACGGTCCGCAGCGCGGCACCACCGCCTGCCAACTGCACATGCGGCACTTCACCGACGGCGGGACGATCGACATCGAGCCGTGGCGGGCCCGCGCCTTCCCGGTGGTCAAGGACCTGGTCGTGGACCGGGGCGCGTTCGACCGGATCATCGCCGCCGGCGGGTACGTCACCGCGCCGACCGGCAGCGCGCCCGAGGCGCACGCCACCCCGGTCGCCAAGGCCGACGCGGACGCCGCCTTCACCTCGGCGGCCTGCATCGGCTGCGGCGCGTGCGTGGCCGCCTGCCCGAACGGCTCGGCGATGCTGTTCACCGCCGCCAAGGTCACCCAGCTCTCGCTGCTGCCGCAGGGGCAGCCGGAGCGGCACACCCGGGTGCTCGGCATGGTCGACGCGCACGACGAGGCCGGCTTCGGCGGCTGCACCAACGTCGGCGAGTGCACGGCGGTCTGTCCGAAGGGCATCCCGCTGACCACCATCGGCCGACTCAACCGCGACTACCTGGCCGCCACCACCAGACGCGGCGACAACGTCCCCGGCGCCTGA
- a CDS encoding zinc-dependent alcohol dehydrogenase gives MKALTWQGKRDVRVEEVPDPRIEDPTDAIVRITSTAICGSDLHLYEVLGPYLKPGDILGHEPMGVVEEVGAGVTRLKPGDRVVVPFNISCGSCWMCQRQLYAQCETTQVTAEGKGASLFGYTSLYGSVPGGQAEYLRVPHAQFGPIKVPDTGADERYLYLSDILPTAWQAVKYADTPRGGTLAVFGLGPVGQFCARIGRHLGADRVIGLDLVPERLEMARRHGIETLDVSQLDDVPGALIDLVDGRGPDAVIEAVGMEAHGSTSGKLAQAAAGLLPDKLAQPMIDKVGVDRLVALKAALKAVRRGGTVSISGVYGGEVDPLPLMEMFDRGIQLRMGQCHVRRWTDEIQPLLAGDDDPLGVEDLRTHRLPLTDAPKAYEMFQKKEDGCVKVVLAP, from the coding sequence ATGAAGGCACTGACCTGGCAGGGCAAACGGGACGTCCGGGTGGAGGAGGTGCCCGATCCCCGCATCGAGGACCCGACCGACGCGATCGTCCGGATCACCTCGACCGCGATCTGCGGCTCCGACCTGCACCTGTACGAGGTGCTCGGGCCGTACCTGAAGCCTGGTGACATCCTCGGCCACGAGCCGATGGGCGTGGTCGAGGAGGTCGGCGCCGGGGTGACCCGGCTCAAGCCGGGCGACCGGGTGGTGGTGCCGTTCAACATCTCCTGCGGCTCCTGCTGGATGTGCCAGCGGCAGCTCTACGCGCAGTGCGAGACCACCCAGGTCACCGCCGAGGGCAAGGGCGCGTCGCTGTTCGGCTACACCTCGCTGTACGGCTCGGTGCCCGGCGGGCAGGCCGAGTACCTGCGGGTGCCGCACGCCCAGTTCGGGCCGATCAAGGTCCCGGACACCGGCGCGGACGAGCGCTACCTCTACCTGTCCGACATCCTGCCCACCGCCTGGCAGGCGGTGAAGTACGCCGACACCCCGCGCGGCGGCACCCTGGCCGTGTTCGGGCTCGGCCCGGTCGGGCAGTTCTGCGCCCGGATCGGCCGGCACCTCGGCGCGGACCGGGTGATCGGGCTGGACCTGGTGCCGGAGCGGCTGGAGATGGCCCGCCGGCACGGCATCGAGACCCTCGACGTCAGCCAGCTCGACGACGTGCCGGGGGCGCTGATCGACCTGGTCGACGGACGCGGCCCGGACGCGGTGATCGAGGCGGTCGGCATGGAGGCGCACGGCTCCACCTCCGGCAAGCTCGCCCAGGCCGCCGCGGGGCTGCTGCCCGACAAGCTCGCCCAGCCCATGATCGACAAGGTCGGGGTGGACCGGCTCGTCGCGCTCAAGGCCGCGCTCAAGGCGGTCCGCCGGGGCGGCACCGTCTCGATCTCCGGCGTGTACGGCGGCGAGGTGGACCCGCTGCCGCTGATGGAGATGTTCGACCGGGGCATCCAACTGCGGATGGGCCAGTGCCACGTACGGCGCTGGACCGACGAGATCCAGCCGCTGCTGGCCGGCGACGACGACCCGCTCGGCGTGGAGGACCTGCGCACCCACCGGCTGCCGTTGACCGACGCGCCGAAGGCGTACGAGATGTTCCAGAAGAAGGAGGACGGCTGCGTCAAGGTCGTACTCGCTCCGTGA
- a CDS encoding SDR family NAD(P)-dependent oxidoreductase, with product MTRVVVVTGATSGVGRATAHAFAARGDHLVLAARAPRTLAEVRAECAAAGAATVEVRVTDVTEPGAVDALARATLDRHGRLDVWAHSAAVMAYGRFDEVPAEVFDQVVRTGLLGAAGVARAALRHFRAAGGGALIFTGSVLGQVTAPYMSGYVASKWGLRGLVRALQQECRDTPGLHVCLVSPGSVDTPVYQQAANYLGRAGRPPPPVATPQRVARAIVACADRPRREVTVGSANLVMRFGFTALPGLYDVLVGPLMRLAGLSRRPTPPHPGVVFAPNPAGEAVRGGWRPDPVGALRARLGRDNRRRSLRLE from the coding sequence GTGACCCGGGTGGTGGTGGTCACCGGCGCGACCAGCGGCGTGGGCCGGGCGACCGCGCACGCGTTCGCCGCGCGCGGTGACCACCTGGTCCTCGCCGCCCGCGCGCCGCGGACCCTCGCCGAGGTACGCGCCGAGTGCGCGGCGGCCGGAGCGGCCACGGTCGAGGTCCGCGTCACCGACGTCACCGAGCCGGGGGCGGTCGACGCGCTCGCCCGGGCCACGCTGGACCGGCACGGCCGCCTCGACGTCTGGGCGCACAGCGCGGCGGTGATGGCGTACGGAAGGTTCGACGAGGTGCCGGCCGAGGTGTTCGACCAGGTGGTCCGCACCGGCCTGCTCGGCGCGGCCGGGGTGGCCCGGGCCGCGCTGCGGCACTTCCGGGCCGCCGGCGGCGGCGCCCTGATCTTCACCGGCTCGGTGCTCGGGCAGGTCACCGCGCCCTACATGAGCGGCTACGTGGCCAGCAAGTGGGGGCTGCGCGGCCTGGTCCGGGCGCTCCAGCAGGAGTGCCGGGACACCCCGGGCCTGCACGTCTGCCTGGTCAGTCCGGGCAGCGTGGACACCCCGGTCTACCAGCAGGCGGCGAACTACCTCGGCCGGGCCGGTCGGCCGCCACCCCCGGTCGCCACCCCGCAGCGGGTGGCCCGGGCGATCGTGGCGTGCGCCGACCGGCCCCGCCGGGAGGTCACGGTGGGCTCGGCGAACCTGGTGATGCGGTTCGGGTTCACCGCGCTGCCCGGCCTCTACGACGTGCTGGTCGGGCCGCTGATGCGGCTGGCCGGGCTGAGCCGTCGACCGACGCCACCGCACCCCGGGGTGGTGTTCGCCCCGAACCCGGCCGGCGAGGCGGTCCGCGGCGGCTGGCGTCCCGACCCGGTCGGCGCGCTCCGCGCCCGGCTCGGACGGGACAACCGACGTCGATCTCTTCGCCTAGAGTGA
- a CDS encoding serine hydrolase produces the protein MTVRVNRRTALGIGTAATAGTVLGTGTPAAAAGKERVVQPSASTPAQAAAQVSAAYQQRIAEAGGAWQAYVSVAGATGSPVVAVSDEPDLKLEAYSVNKIAVAVAVLDKVDRGLLTLAQKVDVTASIVIPGGDGIFSLDGAYPSSVTLGHALAALLTVSDDTAVRLCGLVCPAAELNTILVAKGYPNTQVQPVANPNRFYLGTSTPRETHNMLRALVAGTLLSASSTAFLLQQLRAPIAYTDGVRRTMSSAERARIATKGGWYADARGEAGVIFDRAGAPVLTYATFSAGQSDAGNYGATHPAVAARAAMGRSFLTAVDGLTGVGATHRAPAQRPSNGG, from the coding sequence ATGACCGTCAGGGTGAACCGCAGGACCGCGCTCGGCATCGGCACCGCCGCCACCGCCGGCACCGTGCTCGGCACGGGCACGCCGGCCGCGGCGGCGGGGAAGGAGCGCGTCGTGCAGCCGAGCGCCAGCACCCCCGCCCAGGCCGCCGCCCAGGTGTCCGCCGCCTACCAGCAGCGCATCGCCGAGGCCGGCGGGGCCTGGCAGGCGTACGTCAGCGTGGCCGGGGCGACGGGCTCGCCGGTGGTGGCCGTCTCCGACGAGCCCGACCTCAAGCTCGAGGCGTACAGCGTCAACAAGATCGCCGTCGCGGTGGCGGTGCTCGACAAGGTCGACCGGGGGCTGCTCACGCTCGCCCAGAAGGTCGACGTCACCGCCTCGATCGTCATTCCCGGCGGCGACGGCATCTTCAGCCTCGACGGGGCGTACCCCAGCTCGGTCACCCTCGGGCACGCGCTGGCCGCCCTGCTCACCGTCTCCGACGACACCGCCGTCCGGCTGTGCGGGCTGGTCTGCCCGGCCGCCGAGCTGAACACCATCCTGGTCGCCAAGGGCTACCCGAACACCCAGGTCCAGCCGGTGGCCAACCCGAACCGTTTCTACCTCGGCACCAGCACCCCCCGGGAGACCCACAACATGCTCCGGGCGCTGGTCGCCGGCACGCTGCTCTCGGCGTCCTCCACCGCGTTCCTGTTGCAGCAGCTCCGCGCCCCGATCGCCTACACCGACGGCGTCCGGCGCACCATGTCGTCCGCCGAGCGGGCCCGGATCGCCACCAAGGGCGGCTGGTACGCCGACGCCCGAGGCGAGGCCGGGGTGATCTTCGACCGGGCCGGCGCGCCGGTGCTGACGTACGCCACCTTCTCCGCCGGGCAGTCCGACGCGGGCAACTACGGGGCGACCCACCCGGCGGTCGCGGCCCGCGCGGCGATGGGCCGCAGCTTCCTGACCGCGGTGGACGGGCTGACCGGCGTCGGGGCCACCCACCGGGCGCCCGCCCAGCGCCCGAGCAACGGCGGCTGA
- the dgt gene encoding dGTP triphosphohydrolase, giving the protein MELPADARARRLFGGSARALGDLAASPFRADRDRIVGSPFFTRLGGVTQVVSPGGSGLLVHNRLTHSLKVAQVARAIAERLTADDRYRDLLEKLGGCDPDVVEAAALAHDLGHPPFGHLGERVLDRLARRRLGLADGFEGNAQSYRIVTSTEIGGAATTGLDLTAAVRAAMLKYPWTRLDHPDPHPRHLTPAPRGAAAPPDDPESGSLKFGAYGTELTDLRQARAPFAGRIADWQQTPEASIMDTADDIAYAIHDVEDFHRVGVLQQGAVAAELTAWQREHGHYRSVTDAALVSTARRPGAAIERLRRQLHRKDAWITDDEAFAAAVEHVRGELVEGLLATPFDGSIEAEQYVARFSARWTTRFVDAIGVVEQPSVRSGHVALAPAQWHEVQVLKFVHHRFVLARPDLALHQRGQARLLGTLVEALWEWLLDPEEESRLPRRLHDLVALAEAELHPRTPDRLARARGRAIVDFVALLTDSQAVAMLDALSGRSGALWTDAFVL; this is encoded by the coding sequence ATGGAACTACCTGCGGACGCGCGGGCCCGGCGCCTCTTCGGCGGCAGCGCCCGCGCCCTCGGCGACCTCGCGGCCAGCCCGTTCCGTGCCGACCGGGACCGGATCGTCGGCTCACCGTTCTTCACCCGGCTGGGCGGCGTCACCCAGGTCGTCAGCCCCGGCGGCTCCGGGCTGCTGGTGCACAACCGGCTCACCCACAGCCTCAAGGTCGCCCAGGTGGCCCGGGCCATCGCCGAACGGCTCACCGCCGACGACCGCTACCGGGACCTGCTGGAGAAGCTGGGCGGCTGCGACCCGGACGTGGTGGAGGCCGCCGCGCTCGCCCACGACCTCGGGCATCCGCCGTTCGGGCACCTGGGGGAGCGGGTGCTGGACCGGTTGGCCCGGCGTCGGCTCGGGCTCGCCGACGGGTTCGAGGGCAACGCCCAGTCGTACCGGATCGTCACCTCCACCGAGATCGGCGGCGCGGCGACCACCGGCCTCGACCTGACCGCGGCGGTCCGCGCGGCGATGCTGAAGTACCCGTGGACCCGGCTGGACCACCCCGACCCGCACCCCCGGCACCTGACGCCGGCGCCCCGGGGCGCCGCCGCCCCACCGGACGACCCGGAGAGCGGGTCGTTGAAGTTCGGCGCGTACGGCACCGAGCTGACCGACCTGCGGCAGGCCCGCGCCCCGTTCGCCGGCCGGATCGCCGACTGGCAGCAGACCCCGGAGGCGTCCATCATGGACACCGCCGACGACATCGCCTACGCCATCCACGACGTGGAGGACTTCCACCGGGTCGGCGTGCTCCAGCAGGGCGCGGTGGCCGCCGAGCTGACGGCCTGGCAGCGCGAGCACGGGCACTACCGGTCGGTCACCGACGCCGCCCTGGTCAGCACCGCCCGCCGGCCGGGCGCGGCCATCGAGAGGCTGCGCCGGCAACTGCACCGCAAGGACGCCTGGATCACCGACGACGAGGCGTTCGCCGCCGCCGTCGAACACGTCCGGGGGGAGCTGGTCGAGGGGCTGCTCGCCACGCCGTTCGACGGGTCGATCGAGGCGGAACAGTACGTGGCCCGGTTCTCGGCCCGCTGGACCACCCGGTTCGTGGACGCCATCGGCGTGGTCGAGCAGCCGTCGGTGCGCTCCGGGCACGTGGCGCTCGCCCCGGCGCAGTGGCACGAGGTGCAGGTGCTCAAGTTCGTCCACCACCGGTTCGTGCTGGCCCGCCCCGACCTGGCGCTGCACCAGCGGGGCCAGGCCCGACTGCTGGGCACGCTGGTCGAGGCGCTCTGGGAGTGGCTGCTCGACCCGGAGGAGGAGTCCCGGCTGCCCCGCCGGCTGCACGACCTGGTCGCGCTGGCCGAGGCGGAGCTGCACCCGCGTACCCCGGACCGGCTGGCGCGGGCCCGGGGCCGGGCCATCGTCGACTTCGTGGCGCTGCTCACCGACTCGCAGGCGGTGGCGATGCTGGACGCGCTCTCCGGCCGCTCCGGCGCCCTCTGGACCGACGCTTTCGTCCTCTGA